The Pontibacillus halophilus JSM 076056 = DSM 19796 genome has a segment encoding these proteins:
- a CDS encoding NAD(P)H-dependent glycerol-3-phosphate dehydrogenase, protein MSKIAVLGAGSWGTALSMVLVDNGHDVRLWTHREQQAEEINGSHRNDRYLKEIDLPAELVAYTDLERAVHEVDAILVVVPTKAIRQVASQLAKVLHHEVTLIHATKGIDPDSLKRVSEMLEEELPRSLYRELVVLSGPSHAEEVALGQPTTVAVSSRQIEEAEIAQDLFINERFRVYTNPDLVGVELGGALKNIIALGAGISDGLGYGDNAKSALITRGIAEISRLGVSMGASPLTFAGLTGVGDLIVTCTSPHSRNWRAGHLLGKGYAMDDVLEEMGMVVEGVRTTKAAYRLATEQNVELPITMGLYKVLFEDANPKDVVDQLMTRGRRHEMEDLEYGLGGHFSR, encoded by the coding sequence GTGTCTAAGATTGCTGTACTAGGAGCAGGTAGCTGGGGAACAGCCTTGTCTATGGTGCTCGTTGACAACGGTCATGACGTACGACTGTGGACGCATCGAGAGCAACAAGCCGAGGAAATTAATGGGTCGCATCGAAATGACCGCTATTTGAAAGAGATTGATTTGCCTGCTGAGCTTGTTGCTTATACAGATTTAGAAAGAGCCGTACATGAAGTAGACGCGATTTTAGTCGTTGTCCCGACGAAGGCGATTCGCCAAGTGGCTTCTCAGCTGGCAAAGGTTCTTCATCATGAGGTCACTCTTATTCATGCGACGAAAGGAATCGATCCTGATTCGTTAAAGCGTGTCTCGGAGATGCTCGAGGAGGAGCTCCCGCGCTCTCTGTATCGTGAACTTGTGGTCTTAAGTGGTCCTAGTCATGCTGAAGAGGTAGCGCTTGGCCAACCTACAACTGTCGCGGTTTCATCGAGACAGATTGAAGAAGCAGAAATTGCCCAAGATTTATTTATTAACGAACGATTTCGTGTGTACACGAACCCAGACCTAGTAGGAGTCGAACTAGGTGGGGCCTTAAAGAATATTATTGCACTTGGTGCTGGTATTTCAGATGGCCTTGGCTATGGCGACAATGCGAAGTCGGCGCTTATTACAAGAGGTATCGCTGAGATCTCTCGTCTAGGCGTGTCGATGGGTGCAAGCCCCCTCACATTTGCAGGACTTACGGGTGTAGGGGACTTGATTGTCACCTGTACGAGTCCGCACAGTCGAAATTGGCGGGCTGGGCACTTGCTCGGTAAAGGGTATGCCATGGATGACGTGTTAGAAGAAATGGGTATGGTTGTTGAAGGGGTACGCACGACGAAGGCTGCCTACAGACTAGCAACGGAACAAAACGTAGAATTACCGATTACAATGGGGCTTTATAAAGTTCTATTTGAAGATGCAAATCCAAAAGATGTCGTCGACCAACTTATGACTCGTGGTCGTCGTCATGAAATGGAAGACCTTGAATATGGCCTCGGTGGGCATTTTTCTAGGTAA
- a CDS encoding demethylmenaquinone methyltransferase, with product MEQHTKSERVHSVFEKIYGRYDFMNSVISFQRHKAWRKDVMKRMDVKRGEHALDVCCGTGDWTLSLAEAVGSKGKVIGLDFSQNMLSVGEDKRKAQSKDHVSFVHGDAMNLPFEDNSFDYVTIGFGLRNVPDYLTVLKEMHRVVKPGGKVVCLETSQPTAPGYRQMYYFYFRYVMPAFGRMFAKSKEEYQWLHESAKDFPGQAELKELFEQAGLTSVHVQPYTGGVAAMHMGEKPSETKV from the coding sequence ATGGAACAACACACAAAGTCAGAACGCGTGCACAGCGTATTCGAGAAGATTTATGGTCGCTATGATTTTATGAATTCAGTCATATCCTTTCAACGCCATAAGGCATGGCGTAAAGATGTTATGAAGCGTATGGATGTCAAGCGTGGCGAACACGCACTTGATGTTTGTTGCGGTACAGGAGACTGGACGCTATCACTAGCTGAAGCGGTTGGCTCTAAGGGGAAGGTCATTGGCCTTGATTTCAGTCAGAATATGTTATCAGTTGGGGAAGATAAACGAAAGGCACAATCTAAGGACCATGTCTCGTTTGTACACGGGGATGCCATGAATCTTCCTTTCGAAGACAATTCGTTCGATTATGTAACGATTGGTTTTGGTCTTCGTAACGTACCTGATTATTTAACTGTACTGAAAGAAATGCATCGTGTCGTGAAGCCTGGAGGCAAAGTGGTGTGTCTTGAGACGTCCCAACCTACAGCTCCTGGTTATCGCCAAATGTACTACTTCTACTTCCGTTATGTCATGCCTGCGTTTGGACGAATGTTCGCTAAGAGTAAGGAAGAGTATCAGTGGCTTCATGAATCCGCAAAGGATTTTCCTGGTCAAGCTGAATTGAAAGAATTATTTGAGCAGGCTGGGTTAACTTCTGTACACGTGCAGCCTTATACGGGCGGAGTAGCAGCCATGCATATGGGAGAGAAACCGTCAGAAACGAAAGTCTAA
- a CDS encoding HU family DNA-binding protein produces the protein MNKTDLINAVAEKSDISKKDATKAVDAVFESITDSLKDGDKVQLIGFGNFEVRERAARKGRNPQTGEEIEITASKVPAFKPGKALKDAVK, from the coding sequence ATGAACAAAACTGATCTTATCAACGCTGTTGCTGAGAAAAGCGACATTTCTAAAAAAGATGCAACGAAAGCGGTAGATGCTGTATTCGAATCCATCACTGATTCTCTTAAAGATGGTGACAAAGTACAACTTATCGGTTTCGGTAACTTCGAAGTACGTGAACGTGCTGCTCGTAAAGGTCGTAACCCACAAACTGGTGAGGAAATCGAAATCACTGCGAGCAAAGTGCCTGCATTTAAACCAGGTAAAGCCCTTAAAGACGCTGTTAAATAA
- a CDS encoding capping complex subunit for YIEGIA, translating to MKLEKSILAAVTMNNENVKGGTPIFMCQTKEEMDDVAANLEAILDGISHALSDELYIIVKH from the coding sequence ATGAAGCTAGAGAAGTCAATCCTCGCTGCTGTTACAATGAACAATGAAAATGTAAAGGGCGGAACCCCCATCTTTATGTGTCAGACGAAGGAAGAGATGGATGATGTAGCTGCTAATTTGGAAGCAATCTTAGATGGAATCAGTCATGCACTAAGTGATGAGTTGTATATTATTGTGAAACATTAA
- a CDS encoding DUF2768 domain-containing protein → MSESMLKMYISFAGMIFMFVAIGLIMLSRYKLRGIFKIVTGALAYMFMLSAGVIIFYVVMSGPTS, encoded by the coding sequence ATGAGTGAATCGATGTTAAAGATGTACATTTCCTTTGCGGGCATGATTTTTATGTTCGTGGCCATTGGATTGATTATGCTAAGCCGATATAAACTTCGTGGCATCTTTAAGATTGTAACGGGGGCATTGGCCTATATGTTTATGCTGTCAGCAGGTGTCATTATATTCTATGTTGTCATGAGCGGACCGACTTCATAG
- the mtrB gene encoding trp RNA-binding attenuation protein MtrB, translated as MSNQDSSTDFFVIKALEDGVNVIGLTRGTDTRFHHTEKLDKGEVLIAQFTEHTSAVKVRGKAVVQTSHGEMNTEAE; from the coding sequence ATGTCTAATCAAGATTCTAGCACTGATTTTTTTGTGATTAAGGCGTTAGAAGATGGGGTCAATGTTATCGGTTTGACAAGAGGCACGGACACCCGATTTCACCATACGGAGAAGCTTGACAAAGGTGAGGTCTTGATTGCTCAGTTTACAGAGCATACTTCTGCTGTGAAGGTTCGTGGGAAGGCAGTTGTCCAGACGAGTCACGGTGAAATGAACACTGAGGCAGAGTAA
- a CDS encoding heptaprenyl diphosphate synthase component 1, whose translation MAVQNNELTIKELKDSIQYQLKHPYVAKFIPEPVINEDKIVFLTSIVSGVDRLSEEQKRKYVIATMLVQIALDTHELVTVSSDGENEELRKSRQLTVLAGDYYSGLYYYLLSKIGDVSMIQTLATAIKDINEYKMKLYNDQLNIGQMVEYLRDIESLLIRRVAEFLGRTSILNTAADWLVATRLRSENVHFRKREVAPILDLIMKHPSYRMTGGQALSTIEKFVEKYMTLVEHSLSTWPSRFANVKDYLNQHLYHSIMMNHHAVEEG comes from the coding sequence ATGGCTGTGCAGAACAACGAGTTAACGATAAAGGAATTGAAAGATTCCATACAATATCAATTAAAGCATCCTTACGTAGCCAAATTTATCCCCGAGCCCGTCATTAATGAGGATAAGATTGTGTTCCTTACGTCGATTGTGTCAGGAGTTGACAGACTTTCAGAAGAACAAAAGCGAAAGTATGTCATTGCGACCATGCTTGTGCAAATTGCGTTGGATACGCATGAACTTGTAACAGTGTCCTCAGATGGGGAAAATGAAGAACTTCGTAAAAGTAGGCAATTAACAGTATTAGCTGGAGATTATTACAGTGGCTTGTATTACTATTTGTTATCAAAGATTGGCGATGTATCGATGATTCAAACTCTCGCTACTGCCATTAAGGATATCAACGAATATAAGATGAAGTTGTATAATGACCAGTTGAATATTGGACAAATGGTGGAATATTTACGTGACATTGAGTCGTTGCTCATTCGGAGAGTGGCTGAGTTCTTAGGCAGAACGTCTATATTAAATACAGCCGCCGACTGGCTAGTGGCAACAAGACTTAGAAGCGAGAATGTACACTTTCGGAAACGAGAAGTAGCACCAATCTTAGATCTTATTATGAAGCATCCATCGTATCGGATGACCGGTGGGCAAGCGTTATCAACGATTGAGAAATTTGTCGAGAAGTACATGACATTGGTTGAACATTCTCTTTCAACGTGGCCGTCTCGATTTGCAAACGTGAAAGACTATTTGAATCAACACCTCTATCATTCAATTATGATGAATCATCACGCAGTGGAAGAAGGGTAG
- the der gene encoding ribosome biogenesis GTPase Der, whose protein sequence is MRNSVVAVVGRPNVGKSTIFNRLVGERISIVEDTPGVTRDRIYAEAEWLTTKFNLIDTGGIDLGDEPLLTQIRAQAEIAIDEADVIIFMVNGRDGITGADEEVAKILYKSNKPVVLGVNKVDNPEMREMIYEFYALGFGEPFPISGTHGLGLGDLLDEVVDHFPERTSVFDDDDTIHFSLIGRPNVGKSSLVNAILGEERVIVSDIEGTTRDAVDTNFSKDDRDYVIIDTAGMRKRGKVYENTEKYSVLRALRAIERSDVVLVVIDADTGIIEQDKKIAGYAHEAGKSVIIVVNKWDTVESDEKAMKNFEQKIRDHFLFLDYAPIVFLSAKTKKRMHKLMPKIIEASENHAVRMPTNILNEVIVDALAMNPSPTFKGQKLKVYYATQVGVKPPTFVVFVNDPELMHFSFQRFLENRLREAFGFEGTPIRIYARRRS, encoded by the coding sequence ATGCGAAACTCAGTAGTTGCAGTAGTGGGACGTCCGAACGTTGGGAAGTCTACCATCTTTAATCGGCTCGTTGGTGAGCGTATCTCGATTGTAGAAGATACTCCAGGCGTTACACGAGACCGAATTTATGCTGAAGCAGAATGGTTAACAACAAAATTTAATTTAATTGATACAGGCGGAATCGATCTAGGAGACGAACCGCTATTGACACAAATTCGTGCGCAAGCTGAAATTGCGATTGACGAAGCGGATGTCATTATCTTCATGGTCAACGGCCGTGATGGGATTACGGGTGCAGACGAAGAGGTAGCCAAAATCCTTTATAAATCGAACAAGCCGGTTGTTCTTGGTGTGAACAAAGTAGACAACCCTGAAATGCGTGAAATGATTTATGAATTTTACGCACTTGGATTTGGCGAACCATTCCCTATATCGGGTACTCATGGTTTAGGACTTGGTGATTTGCTTGATGAAGTTGTGGACCACTTCCCTGAGCGCACAAGTGTATTTGATGACGATGATACGATTCACTTTAGCCTCATTGGTCGACCAAACGTCGGCAAATCTTCCCTTGTGAACGCTATTCTAGGCGAAGAGCGTGTCATTGTAAGTGACATTGAAGGTACAACCCGAGACGCAGTTGACACAAACTTCTCAAAGGATGACCGTGACTATGTCATTATCGATACAGCAGGGATGAGAAAACGAGGAAAAGTCTACGAGAACACAGAGAAATATAGTGTTCTACGTGCTTTACGAGCGATTGAACGCTCAGATGTCGTCCTTGTTGTCATTGATGCTGATACAGGCATTATCGAACAAGACAAGAAGATTGCGGGTTATGCCCACGAAGCAGGAAAATCCGTCATAATTGTCGTAAATAAATGGGATACGGTTGAATCTGATGAGAAGGCCATGAAGAATTTCGAGCAGAAGATTCGTGACCACTTCTTATTCCTAGACTATGCTCCAATCGTTTTCCTTTCTGCGAAGACGAAGAAGCGGATGCATAAGTTAATGCCGAAGATTATTGAAGCGAGTGAGAATCACGCTGTGCGAATGCCTACTAACATCTTGAACGAGGTGATTGTGGATGCGCTCGCGATGAATCCTTCACCAACGTTCAAAGGTCAGAAGTTGAAAGTTTACTATGCAACACAAGTCGGGGTTAAGCCACCAACATTCGTTGTGTTCGTAAACGACCCTGAGCTTATGCACTTCTCATTCCAACGTTTCCTTGAAAACCGTCTAAGAGAGGCATTCGGATTTGAAGGGACGCCGATTCGTATATACGCGCGACGTAGATCATAA
- the spoIVA gene encoding stage IV sporulation protein A: protein MERVDIFKDISKRTDGDIYLGVVGAVRTGKSTFIKKFMELVVLPNIQDENERARAQDELPQSAAGKTIMTTEPKFVPNQAVQVHVDEGLDVNFRVVDCVGYTVEGAKGYEDENGPRMIHTPWYEEPIPFTEAAEIGTRKVITEHSTIGVVVTTDGTIGEIPRHDYVEAEERVVEELKEVGKPFIMIVNSVRPYHQDTDLLRKQLQEKYDIPVLALSVESMREQDVYSVLREALYEFPVLEVNVNLPSWVMVLKEGHWLRKNYQEAIQDTVKDIKRLRDVDRVVGHFGEYDYIEKANLAGMELGDGIAEIDLHAPDYLYDQVLKEIVGEEIRGKDHLLQLMQDFAHAKREYDAVADALQMVKQTGYGIASPTLEDMALDEPEIIRQGSRFGVRLKAVAPSIHMVKVDVESEFSPIIGTEKQSEELVRYLMQDFEEDPLSIWNSDIFGRSLSSIVREGISAKLSLMPENARYKLKETLERIINEGSGGLIAIIL from the coding sequence TTGGAAAGAGTCGATATTTTTAAAGACATCTCGAAACGAACAGATGGAGATATTTACTTAGGCGTTGTCGGAGCCGTACGCACAGGTAAATCGACGTTCATTAAGAAATTTATGGAGCTTGTTGTTCTCCCTAACATACAAGATGAGAATGAGCGCGCGAGAGCACAAGACGAATTGCCGCAAAGTGCAGCCGGCAAAACCATTATGACGACAGAACCGAAATTTGTACCGAATCAAGCTGTCCAGGTTCATGTGGATGAGGGGCTTGATGTGAATTTCCGTGTTGTGGACTGTGTCGGATATACGGTAGAAGGGGCAAAGGGCTACGAAGATGAAAATGGCCCACGGATGATTCATACACCATGGTATGAAGAGCCGATTCCTTTCACTGAAGCGGCTGAAATTGGTACGAGAAAAGTAATTACGGAACACTCTACAATTGGAGTCGTTGTTACAACCGATGGTACAATCGGTGAAATTCCTCGCCATGATTATGTAGAAGCAGAAGAGCGGGTTGTCGAAGAGCTTAAGGAAGTCGGAAAGCCGTTCATTATGATTGTCAACTCCGTGCGCCCCTACCACCAAGATACAGATTTATTGAGAAAGCAGCTCCAGGAGAAGTACGATATACCAGTGCTTGCCCTCAGTGTTGAAAGCATGCGAGAACAAGATGTGTACAGCGTTCTTCGTGAAGCGCTCTATGAGTTTCCAGTGCTTGAGGTGAATGTGAACTTACCTAGCTGGGTGATGGTGTTGAAAGAAGGACATTGGTTGCGTAAGAACTACCAAGAAGCGATACAAGATACGGTTAAAGACATTAAACGACTAAGAGATGTCGACCGAGTTGTGGGGCACTTTGGCGAGTACGATTATATTGAGAAAGCAAACCTTGCCGGTATGGAGTTAGGGGATGGAATTGCTGAGATTGACCTTCATGCCCCGGACTACTTATATGACCAAGTATTGAAAGAAATCGTTGGGGAAGAGATTCGGGGGAAAGATCATCTACTGCAGCTTATGCAAGACTTTGCTCATGCGAAACGGGAATACGATGCAGTTGCAGATGCCCTGCAAATGGTAAAGCAGACTGGATACGGCATAGCGTCTCCTACATTAGAAGATATGGCGCTTGATGAACCGGAAATTATTCGTCAGGGCTCTCGGTTTGGAGTTAGGTTGAAAGCTGTTGCGCCGTCCATTCATATGGTTAAGGTAGACGTTGAATCTGAATTTAGCCCGATTATTGGAACAGAGAAGCAGAGTGAAGAACTTGTTCGATACCTCATGCAAGATTTTGAGGAGGATCCTCTATCCATTTGGAATTCAGATATTTTCGGTCGTTCGCTAAGCTCAATTGTTCGAGAAGGAATTAGCGCGAAATTATCACTAATGCCTGAAAACGCCAGATACAAATTGAAGGAAACGCTTGAGCGGATTATCAATGAGGGCAGCGGTGGATTAATTGCTATCATCCTATAA
- a CDS encoding stage VI sporulation protein F, translating into MSGFQKKAFDQLKNKANISPDEVFKVADSVKNADFSDEKTVRDLVKRLSKMAGKPVSKDKEDKIVKAITSSGGSLDMGQINKMFKK; encoded by the coding sequence GTGAGCGGATTTCAAAAGAAGGCGTTCGACCAGTTAAAGAATAAAGCGAACATTTCTCCAGATGAAGTGTTCAAGGTAGCAGATTCGGTGAAAAATGCTGACTTCTCTGATGAGAAGACCGTCCGTGATTTGGTGAAACGGTTATCAAAGATGGCTGGTAAGCCAGTATCGAAGGACAAGGAAGACAAAATTGTCAAAGCTATAACTTCAAGTGGTGGCTCTCTCGACATGGGCCAAATCAACAAAATGTTTAAAAAGTAA